The following are encoded in a window of Actinomyces oris genomic DNA:
- a CDS encoding DNA alkylation repair protein has protein sequence MAENGQADARVAEFITDVRRALEEAGDPARAEQQRAYLKSEMAMYGVGVPDTRRLAQRIAAAHSDVWAEAATWEVALRRLWDGAARREERYAALAVIRAKLSASHAGRMESLALYEHFLRTGQWWDLVDETSHAVGLVVREHPAAVARMRVWATDPDMWVRRSAILCQLQHKADTDLDLLTNVIEVNQEDPEFFIRKAIGWALRDYARTDGDWVRAFVQAHPGLSPLSRREALKRL, from the coding sequence ATGGCGGAGAACGGACAGGCGGATGCGCGGGTCGCAGAGTTCATCACCGATGTGCGTCGGGCCCTGGAGGAGGCGGGCGACCCTGCCCGCGCCGAGCAGCAGCGGGCGTACCTGAAGTCCGAGATGGCGATGTACGGCGTCGGGGTCCCGGACACGCGGCGCCTCGCGCAACGGATCGCCGCCGCCCACAGCGATGTGTGGGCTGAGGCCGCCACCTGGGAGGTGGCGCTGCGGCGCCTGTGGGATGGAGCTGCTCGCCGCGAGGAGCGCTATGCGGCGCTGGCCGTCATCCGCGCCAAGCTCTCCGCGTCGCATGCCGGACGCATGGAGTCTCTGGCGCTCTACGAGCACTTTCTGCGCACGGGGCAGTGGTGGGATCTGGTCGATGAGACCTCCCACGCCGTCGGGCTGGTGGTGCGTGAGCATCCGGCTGCGGTGGCCCGCATGCGTGTGTGGGCCACCGACCCGGATATGTGGGTGCGGCGCAGCGCCATCCTCTGTCAGCTCCAGCACAAGGCCGACACGGACCTCGACCTGCTCACCAATGTCATCGAGGTCAACCAGGAGGACCCGGAGTTCTTCATCCGCAAGGCCATCGGCTGGGCGCTGCGCGACTACGCACGCACGGACGGCGACTGGGTGCGCGCCTTCGTCCAGGCGCATCCGGGCCTGTCCCCACTCAGCCGACGCGAGGCCCTCAAGCGCCTGTGA
- a CDS encoding helix-turn-helix transcriptional regulator, whose product MRADRLLSMIWLLRTHGRLSASDLAQRLEVSRRTVLRDVEALSAAGVPVWCERGPHGGVRIDPGFRIDVTGLNREESRALFAGLTSWGAAPLGLGDALASASRKLLAAVPDSHRSRSIGIASRVVVDPQGWLPLPESERADAVFQAVQEAVLTRHRLRMVFRHKSRTTTQDVVDPHGIVAAGRSWYLCASHGTEVRFTKLSRIEEADVLAEECADDSGFDMAAAWRKQREEFLERFEAITATVWVRDERWSDVQEWTLRATTTEAEGEPPGDDGWTCLQLEFMDHLHAMTILLRLGPDACVVTPKRLRQDLLDYVDRMRERYRADGN is encoded by the coding sequence GTGCGTGCTGACCGCTTGCTGTCCATGATCTGGCTGCTGCGTACCCATGGTCGTCTGTCCGCCTCGGATCTGGCTCAGCGGCTGGAGGTCTCACGGCGCACCGTGCTGCGGGACGTTGAGGCGCTGTCGGCTGCGGGCGTGCCCGTATGGTGCGAGCGAGGACCTCATGGGGGAGTGAGAATCGACCCCGGCTTTCGCATTGACGTGACAGGACTGAACCGTGAGGAGAGCCGAGCCCTCTTCGCCGGTCTCACCAGCTGGGGTGCTGCGCCACTGGGCCTTGGTGACGCCCTCGCCTCCGCGTCTCGCAAACTGCTCGCCGCCGTGCCCGACAGCCATCGAAGCCGGTCCATTGGCATTGCCTCGCGCGTCGTGGTCGATCCTCAAGGATGGCTTCCCCTTCCCGAGAGCGAGCGGGCCGACGCCGTCTTCCAAGCTGTTCAGGAAGCGGTCTTGACGCGCCATCGACTGCGTATGGTCTTCCGTCACAAGTCGAGGACGACGACGCAGGACGTCGTCGATCCGCACGGAATAGTTGCCGCTGGTCGCAGCTGGTACCTGTGCGCCTCACACGGCACCGAGGTTCGATTCACCAAGCTCTCTCGGATCGAAGAGGCTGATGTACTCGCTGAGGAGTGTGCTGACGACTCCGGCTTCGATATGGCCGCGGCATGGCGGAAACAGCGTGAGGAGTTTCTTGAAAGGTTCGAGGCGATCACAGCCACTGTCTGGGTGCGGGACGAGCGTTGGAGTGATGTGCAGGAGTGGACGTTGCGCGCAACGACGACCGAGGCAGAGGGTGAACCTCCCGGAGATGACGGATGGACCTGTCTCCAGCTGGAGTTCATGGACCACCTGCATGCCATGACGATTCTGCTTCGGCTCGGTCCGGATGCCTGCGTCGTCACCCCCAAGCGCCTGCGACAGGACCTCCTCGACTACGTGGACCGCATGCGTGAGCGGTACCGTGCCGATGGGAACTGA
- a CDS encoding VOC family protein, which translates to MTTFVPNSVILYVSDVEASTTFYSQILGHEPIKTYPGFSVFALSDDVTLGLQAADEIEPTAEPYVGGTELSLSNVERADVDRLHAQWKKLGIPMVLEPTVLEFGYTFVATDPDGHRLRVCATDTSSFV; encoded by the coding sequence ATGACGACCTTCGTTCCCAACAGCGTCATCCTCTACGTCTCCGACGTCGAGGCGAGTACCACCTTCTACAGCCAGATTCTCGGTCATGAACCGATCAAGACCTATCCAGGATTCAGCGTCTTCGCATTGTCCGACGACGTCACTCTCGGCCTGCAGGCAGCCGACGAGATTGAACCCACTGCCGAGCCATACGTAGGCGGGACCGAACTGAGTCTCAGCAACGTCGAGCGTGCCGACGTCGATCGTCTTCACGCGCAATGGAAGAAGCTGGGCATTCCGATGGTTCTGGAGCCGACCGTCCTCGAATTCGGCTACACCTTTGTGGCAACAGACCCCGATGGGCACCGCCTGCGTGTGTGCGCCACTGATACCTCGAGCTTCGTCTGA
- a CDS encoding DHA2 family efflux MFS transporter permease subunit, with translation MTEDSLDITVSARQWIGLCALAGGYFIALLDLTIINLAVPSLTRDLGASTAQVFWAVNSYGLVLALAIIPSGRLGDRFGHRRLFLLGTIVLAVASLACGAATSPFVLIASRFLQGLGAGMLVPQTLTLIGVTFPENIRGRAVGIWGSIAGTASVVGPLAGGVLIDGLSWRWVFLVNLPIAVLVVILGMRSLPIEVVRSVRVDFVGTFLAGIGLVALLYGSLQGPHAGWDPLTIACLPFAVLCLFAFFRYERRADPAYAVFPQSLRKNPRFLTAAVFGLIVALGVFTLTFLVSNYIQSVMGQAAVWAGAALAPASIASVVTAPIAGYWVDEGKARLVLQIGFGASAMGTALSMLIAATGVSWMWFLGATIVFGVGNGFLMAPLTTVGMAALRSDEFGAASSLLNVLRQAGPVLGGAVVGLLIQVLAAAPTDVDPLGLSRSTVAWVLSVPLLLFFIGLFVYSFVPRSLVSAMD, from the coding sequence ATGACGGAAGATTCTCTAGACATAACAGTCAGCGCTCGGCAGTGGATCGGGTTGTGCGCGTTGGCTGGTGGGTACTTCATCGCTCTCCTCGATCTGACAATTATTAACCTCGCAGTTCCCTCGCTGACACGGGACCTGGGCGCGTCCACAGCACAGGTTTTCTGGGCGGTCAACAGCTACGGTCTCGTCCTCGCACTGGCGATCATCCCGTCAGGTCGTTTAGGTGACCGATTCGGGCACCGACGCCTCTTCCTCCTGGGAACGATCGTCTTGGCAGTTGCCAGCCTCGCCTGCGGTGCCGCGACCTCTCCGTTCGTCTTGATCGCCAGCCGGTTCCTTCAGGGGCTCGGTGCCGGCATGCTGGTACCGCAGACTCTCACGCTCATCGGCGTCACCTTCCCTGAAAATATCCGTGGGCGCGCAGTCGGCATCTGGGGGTCAATTGCAGGAACTGCGTCCGTCGTCGGCCCCCTTGCTGGCGGAGTATTGATTGATGGGCTCAGCTGGCGCTGGGTCTTCCTCGTCAACCTTCCGATTGCTGTTCTTGTCGTGATTCTGGGCATGAGAAGTCTTCCGATCGAGGTGGTCCGGTCCGTGAGGGTTGATTTCGTGGGAACCTTTCTTGCGGGCATCGGCCTTGTGGCACTTCTCTATGGAAGCCTGCAAGGCCCCCATGCGGGCTGGGACCCGCTGACCATTGCTTGCCTGCCGTTCGCTGTGCTCTGCCTGTTTGCTTTCTTCCGGTATGAACGCCGTGCGGATCCGGCGTACGCAGTTTTTCCGCAGTCTCTTCGCAAGAATCCGCGGTTCCTCACTGCTGCCGTATTCGGTCTAATTGTGGCCCTTGGTGTATTCACCTTGACATTTCTCGTATCGAACTACATTCAGTCCGTGATGGGGCAAGCGGCAGTCTGGGCGGGGGCTGCTCTTGCGCCGGCGTCGATTGCTTCTGTGGTCACAGCACCTATCGCGGGTTACTGGGTTGATGAAGGAAAGGCCCGCCTCGTGCTACAGATCGGCTTCGGGGCGTCCGCGATGGGAACCGCCCTGAGCATGCTGATTGCCGCTACTGGGGTTTCTTGGATGTGGTTCCTGGGGGCGACTATCGTTTTCGGTGTCGGAAATGGCTTCTTGATGGCGCCACTGACAACAGTAGGTATGGCCGCACTGAGGAGTGACGAGTTCGGTGCTGCATCCTCCCTTCTCAACGTCCTTCGCCAAGCCGGTCCCGTGCTAGGGGGAGCTGTTGTCGGGCTCTTGATACAGGTGCTCGCTGCCGCGCCTACTGATGTCGACCCGCTGGGGCTATCGAGGTCGACCGTTGCCTGGGTGTTGAGTGTTCCATTGCTGCTGTTTTTTATCGGTCTCTTTGTGTATTCGTTCGTTCCGAGGTCGCTGGTGTCGGCAATGGACTGA
- a CDS encoding AGE family epimerase/isomerase, with protein MGLGWFGAPEHKRWLAYETHALLHYARAAQVPTGFGWIGQDGEVDPAHPVELWITGRMTFAFSLGALMGIPGCRRYADHGVRALNGPLRDPVNGGWYSAIGPEPDAEGRGLPVDRDARKECYQHAFVLLAAATATAADRPGGHELLRDAIEIQDRYWWDEGQQMPVESYAADFTDSEDYRGINAAMHTVEAYLATADVTGEVRWLERALKITDFAVNVQAREHGWRLPEHYSASWEPRLDYNRDEPAHPFRPYGVTPGHGLEWARLTVQLRGALINRSMSAPEWMLEAAEHIFDQARTDGWRVDGAPGFVYTTDFDGKPVVHERMHWVVCEGISASAAIRQALLDDGRGEIDVEHYEHCYRAWIDYAEEFLIEAPGVWTHELDRDNQPSTRTWAGHPDIYHALQATLMARLPVWPAIGQALAEGRLDEPNSLLPARASKPHRRGFFGRA; from the coding sequence ATGGGACTGGGATGGTTCGGCGCCCCCGAGCACAAGCGTTGGCTGGCCTACGAGACGCACGCGCTGCTGCACTACGCGCGCGCCGCGCAGGTGCCTACAGGATTCGGGTGGATCGGTCAGGACGGCGAGGTGGACCCCGCCCATCCCGTCGAGCTGTGGATCACTGGCCGCATGACCTTCGCCTTCTCCCTGGGGGCGCTCATGGGGATCCCCGGCTGCCGCCGCTATGCCGACCACGGCGTGCGCGCCCTCAACGGACCCTTGCGCGACCCGGTCAACGGCGGCTGGTACTCGGCGATCGGCCCTGAGCCCGACGCCGAGGGGCGGGGCCTCCCGGTGGACCGCGACGCCCGCAAGGAGTGCTACCAGCACGCCTTCGTGCTCCTGGCCGCCGCCACCGCGACGGCCGCCGACCGGCCCGGTGGCCACGAGCTGCTGCGCGACGCCATCGAGATCCAGGACCGCTACTGGTGGGATGAGGGCCAGCAGATGCCGGTGGAGTCCTACGCCGCCGACTTCACCGACTCCGAGGACTACCGGGGCATCAACGCCGCCATGCACACGGTGGAGGCCTACCTGGCCACCGCCGACGTCACCGGTGAGGTGCGTTGGCTGGAGCGGGCCCTGAAGATCACCGACTTCGCCGTCAACGTCCAGGCCCGCGAACACGGCTGGCGCCTGCCCGAGCACTACTCCGCCTCCTGGGAACCGCGCCTGGACTACAACCGCGACGAGCCCGCCCACCCCTTCCGGCCCTACGGCGTCACGCCGGGCCACGGGCTGGAGTGGGCGCGCCTGACGGTGCAGCTGCGCGGGGCGCTCATCAACCGCTCCATGAGCGCGCCGGAGTGGATGCTGGAGGCCGCCGAGCACATCTTCGATCAGGCCCGCACCGATGGCTGGCGGGTCGACGGCGCCCCCGGCTTCGTCTACACCACGGACTTCGACGGCAAGCCCGTGGTGCATGAGCGCATGCACTGGGTGGTCTGCGAGGGCATCTCGGCGTCGGCCGCCATCCGCCAGGCCCTGCTCGACGACGGGCGTGGGGAGATCGACGTCGAGCACTACGAGCACTGCTATCGGGCCTGGATCGACTACGCCGAGGAGTTCCTCATCGAGGCGCCCGGCGTGTGGACCCATGAGCTCGACCGCGACAACCAGCCCTCGACCCGCACCTGGGCCGGGCACCCGGACATCTACCACGCCCTGCAGGCCACCCTCATGGCGCGCCTGCCGGTATGGCCGGCGATCGGGCAGGCCCTGGCCGAGGGGCGGCTCGACGAGCCGAACTCCCTGCTGCCGGCGCGCGCCAGCAAACCGCACCGGCGCGGGTTCTTCGGGCGGGCCTAG